The nucleotide sequence AAAGGCCATCTACGCATCGACCGGAACACGACGCCGCGAACGAAACCAATGGGCGAAGCAAATCAAAACCTACGGCAACAAGGACGCTGCGAAGACACGCTGCGAACGAGACCGCTACCACCTTTTGAACCTGACGCACCTGGCTCGCGGACGGCAAAGGATTGAGATCCGGGCCTTCGCCGGAACGCTCAACAAAACCAAATTGATCGGCTACATCCAAATGATCCTGGGCTTGGCCGAACTCGCCTTGAACCAAAAACGATGCGCGGGCTGGGACTACGCCAAGAAGCCCGGAACGAAATCTTGCTGGGACCGACCGGACGCCGGCCACGGGGAAACGGAACTGAACCGGCTCTTCTACCGGCTGGGTTGGACAAAGGGTTGGTACAAGGGCGAGCTTCGCAATAAACGATTCGGCGAACTGACCGCCGGCGAAACCGGATGCGACTTTCGCCCGGTCAAAAAGAAGCTTCTCGACTTGGCCCGCAAATATGACCAGGCGGTTTGACGGAACGACTTCTCCTTTTCGATCGCACGCCGTAGTGAACGCTGCGGCGTTTCTTTGTTTTGTGGCCGCGACACTCGCCGTTTGTGGGCGATGTCGGGTAGGTCAAACGTAGGTGGCCACCAATGCCGCTGACGCGACAGGGGCGGTTTGTGGGCGACGTCGGCGACGCGCTGAAACATGGAAAAACCCTGCGAATTACTGGCTGGATTCGCTTGCTGTGTTTGGAAACGCATGGCTCATGTGTGTCATCGGAAGACGGTTTTTCATTCACCCAAACGGAGAAACAAACATGACCCTCGGCGAACTGATCGGCTTGCTTGAAGAGTACCGCGACGAGCACGGCGAAGACTGCGAAGTGCGGTTGATGACGCAACAGAACTGGCCCTTTGAAAACCGCATCGCCGGCGTAACGAGCGGCGCGGAAATGAACGAAGCGGAACACGATGATCCGCACGAGTTCGCGGATGCCCAAGACGTCGCCGAAGACGCGATGGTCTACATCGTCGAAGGTGGACAGATCTGCTACGGCAGCAAGCGGGCATGGGAAACCTGCCGCGATTGCTAAACGCGAATCAACACGCCGGCGGCGCTGGATCACGCCGCCGGCCTTTCTTTTCACCAGAGATGAGCATAAACCATGAATCAAAAGCAGAACCTTGAAGAAGCCTATGTCGCCGCCCACGCTCGGGCGTTGCAAGCGGCGGAAGCCGTCCGACAGATGATTGAGGACCTACCGGCTCCGGACAGCGAAACGCGGATCGGTTGGGATCACGTCGGAACGCTTCGCCACTACGCAGCGCGGCTTGAGGAATTGCTTGAATCCAATGAACCGGAAGACAACGGCAGCTAATTCGTAAAGCGAACTCTTTCGCCCATACGCCGCGACGTTCGCAACCTGTCGCGGCGTTTTCTTGTTTGCGGGTTGTTTGCCGTATGCCCATGGAACGGCGTTTCGGCCGAACGTCGCCGGCCAACCCAAAGCTGAAAAAAGACTGCAGATTCTCTCCGGACTTCGCTTGCTGCGTTTGAAAACGCATGGCTCATGTGTGTCACCGAAACGGTTTTCACGCTTCCCACCTACGGAGACAGACACATGGCCAACACAACTGCCCGCCCAACTTCCGCAGACCTTCTGTACCTGCACACGCAAACGCTCGAGTTGATTGAAGAGTTGCACGCTGCGGTCAAAGACTTGCCGCTTGCCGCAGCGGCCAACAGCGCCAACTTCGAGCGAGTCTTTGGCGAACTCGATGACTTGCACGACACCATCGACGGGCTGGCAGCGAAACTTCGGCGCAACACGGCCGAGTGACATCGCCTGAGCAGCGGCATTGTTCGCAGTCTTTGAAAAACCTTTCAAAAGACTGCGAATTGCTGCCGGACTTCGCTTGATGTGCTGCGAAACGAATGGCTCATGTGTGTTAACGCCGACAGGGCGAACCAAGAACCACGACCTTCTACCGGAGACAAAACCATGGCCAAAGAAAGCAAGACCGCCGACCTTCGCACCGCGATGCAACAACTCGACCCGGCGACCTTCCAAGAGATTCGCGAAAGCTACTACCGCATCGCCGACACCCTGAAGCCGCTGGCCGACGCTTTGGAAAAGGCTGACGCGGACCAAGGCGGCCACGCCGGCCCGCTCCTCGACGAGCATTTTCTCTTCCTGCAAATGTACGACCTGCTTCGCAAGAGCAACCTTGGCGGGGTGGTTTGAACCGAAAGCCGAAACGCCGGCCCCATTCCTCAAACGAATCGGGTCGGCGTCGTCGCGGGCGGTTCCTGCGGCCTGACGATGGCAGCCAACCATGAACACAAATTTGGAGACGCAAACATGAAAAAGGCAGACGTAAAGATCGGTAGCGAGTACTACGCGACGGTGACGAACAAGAAAGTGGTTGTGCGCATCGACGCGGAGAACGCCTCGGGCGGTTGGGACGCGACCAACCTTTCGACAAACAAGAGAGTCCGCATCAAGACGGCTGGTCGGTTGCAAGGACCGGCACGGACGGCCCAGTCGACTGCGGAGCCCGCCACGCGAGCAAAGAAGCGAGTCACCAAGAAGAAATCCGAAGCCAGCACCGGCGGCGAGAAAAAGCTTTCCTGCGTGAAAGCGGCCTTGCAGGTTTTGGAATCCGCCGGCGAACCCATGAACACGCAGGAAATGATCGCCGCGATGGTTGACCAGAATCTCTGGGAAAGCCCCGGCGGAAAGACTCCGCATGCGACGTTGTACTCGGCGATCCTTCGTGACTTGGCGAAAGGCGACGGAAGCCGGTTTGTAAAGACGGAACGCGGCCGATTCACGGTTCGGGCATAGGAGGCTGGCAAGATGTTTATCGGAGACGTTCGACAAATCGAGGACCTTGCGGAAGAGGAAACGGCAACGCCGGAACCCGACATGGGATACGAACTGCGGACCGCCATTGGCGACCGCTTTGAACGTGGCACGGTGGAACACCTGGTTCGACGCAGCGACATGATCATCGCCCGAACAACCGCCGGCGAAGAGTTCGCGGTTGTCGGCCGGAACGCGCACGTCTTGGTCCCTCTCTCCTTCTAACTTCGACACTTTCTTCCCCCGGCGAACAGTTCGCCACACACGCCCGACGTTGGCCACGGTCGGGCGTTTTGTCGTTGGTCGGCTACCTCGCCGCACTACTTCACAAGGCCGCACGCGGCAAAGACAGCCGCGATTTCTACCTACCGAAAAACATGGCGAATCTTTCCGCATGCTTGGCAAAGTTCGCTTGCTGTGTTCGCGGACTCATGGCTCATGTGTGTTAACGCGAACGCCATTTCATTTCACGAACACGAAGAACCCAAATGAGCAAAGTTCAAAACCTGAATCCTCGGCCGATCGAGCCGGCCCCGGCCTATGAGAACGGCCACCAAATCGCTCGCGACCTATTGCGGCACATCGAGCTGCAACTCGACCGCATGATGCGACCGGATAGCAAAGACCTTCGATGGCAACACGTACGAGCGGTCAACCTCATCAACGCTCAGCTATCGGAGGTCGCCACGCTACTCGACGAAACCAACGGAGTTCGAAACTGATGAAAACCAAATGCGACTTCAAGGCGGGCGATCGCGTAAGTCTGATCGAGATGGGCGATGATCCCGATCCGATCCCAGCCGGCACGACAGGAACGGTTGCCGGCGTTTATCCGCAACACGATTGGTTGCAACTCGATGTCGACTGGGACAACGGCCGGTCGCTGATGCTTTCCATTCCGCCGGATCGCGTCGAACGGCTTTCCGGCGGCAATTCCAAATCCAATTCTTCAAGCCAAGGAAACTGAACCATGTCCACACGAGCAATAATTGCCACGCAGACTTACGATCGAGGAATCCTCGCCACGTACTTGCACTTTGACGGCTACCCGGAACACGTCCTGCCGATTCTGGTCG is from Crateriforma conspicua and encodes:
- a CDS encoding DUF4314 domain-containing protein, giving the protein MKTKCDFKAGDRVSLIEMGDDPDPIPAGTTGTVAGVYPQHDWLQLDVDWDNGRSLMLSIPPDRVERLSGGNSKSNSSSQGN
- a CDS encoding winged helix-turn-helix domain-containing protein produces the protein MKKADVKIGSEYYATVTNKKVVVRIDAENASGGWDATNLSTNKRVRIKTAGRLQGPARTAQSTAEPATRAKKRVTKKKSEASTGGEKKLSCVKAALQVLESAGEPMNTQEMIAAMVDQNLWESPGGKTPHATLYSAILRDLAKGDGSRFVKTERGRFTVRA
- a CDS encoding amidoligase family protein, encoding MPGNDRTPIGGYHNGLPVSWLPAGWKAERDGSIRTPAGRKPCEFVSPVLRGREGLQNVETAVDAIRERGARVNESCGLHITISWNGDAAALARLISLIANHEKAIYASTGTRRRERNQWAKQIKTYGNKDAAKTRCERDRYHLLNLTHLARGRQRIEIRAFAGTLNKTKLIGYIQMILGLAELALNQKRCAGWDYAKKPGTKSCWDRPDAGHGETELNRLFYRLGWTKGWYKGELRNKRFGELTAGETGCDFRPVKKKLLDLARKYDQAV